The following coding sequences are from one Polyodon spathula isolate WHYD16114869_AA chromosome 7, ASM1765450v1, whole genome shotgun sequence window:
- the LOC121318258 gene encoding store-operated calcium entry regulator STIMATE-like: MDVYNFKDLFLVRRMFDSSLFVVSTNNATNAKPHGCNNGALLDRFGVLIQGLLAIVAFSTLMLKRFREPKGERRPWRIWLYDTSKQAIGALFIHFANVFLSNLTEEDPCSLYLMNFLLDATLGMLLIWAGVKAISCVVECKQVTLLTFGEYGDPPQAAAWIGQCALYMLIMVFEKTVISLVLLFPGWTKLQEVLLDSIPNPQLELVLVMLIVPFIVNAIMFWVVDSLLMRKYKNKITPESPESSKSVEVSARLDDEESQVLLAAGNDTDPSESEHDGDFIQDPCKIKIMDSSYCQQV, from the exons ATGgatgtttataattttaaagatCTCTTTCTAGTCAGAAGAATGTTTGATAGTAGCTTATTTGTCGTTTCTACAAACAATGCGACCAACGCCAAGCCCCATGGATGTAATAACGGGGCCCTCCTGGACAGATTCGGGGTTCTTATCCAGGGTCTGCTAGCAATTGTTGCCTTCAGCACTTTGATGT taaaaaggTTCAGAGAACCCAAAGGGGAGAGACGGCCATGGAGAATTTg GCTTTACGACACTTCTAAGCAGGCTATTGGTGCCCTTTTTATCCACTTTGCAAATGTGTTCCTATCAAACCTCACAGAGGAAGACCCGTGTTCACT ATACTTGATGAACTTCCTGCTGGATGCTACTCTGGGGATGCTGCTGATCTGGGCTGGAGTGAAAGCTATTTCCTGTGTCGTGGAGTGTAAGCAGGTAACACTGTTAACCTTTGGAGAATATG GTGACCCTCCCCAGGCAGCTGCATGGATTGGACAGTGTGCTCTGTACATGCTTATCATGGTCTTTGAGAAAACTGTGATAAGTCTTGTTCTTCTTTTTCCTGGTTGGACCAAA CTTCAAGAAGTTTTGCTGGATTCCATTCCAAATCCACAgctggagctggtgctggtgATGCTGATTGTGCCTTTCATAGTCAAT GCAATTATGTTTTGGGTTGTGGACAGCTTGCTGATgcgaaaatataaaaacaagattaCCCCAGAGAGTCCAGAAAGCAGTAAATCTGTAGAGGTTTCAGCAAGGCTAGACGATGAAGAGTCACAG GTGCTGTTGGCTGCTGGTAATGACACTGACCCATCAGAGAGTGAACACGATGGAGACTTCATACAAGATCCCTGCAAGATCAAGATAATGGACTCTTCTTACTGTCAACAAGTGTAG